In one Lujinxingia vulgaris genomic region, the following are encoded:
- a CDS encoding acyl-CoA mutase large subunit family protein, whose amino-acid sequence MSEESREKEFWEALQEADTRWRKEVLNPLLERFGERRERFVRSDGEEVEAVYGPEHQRGQDFFNDLGFPGSYPFTRGVQPTMYRGRLWTMRQYAGFGDAAQSNERYRYLLSQGTTGLSVAFDLPTQMGYDSDSPRARGEVGKVGVAIDSIADMEVLLDQLPLDKISTSMTINATASTLLALYVAVADKRGIDRGKLRGTIQNDVLKEYIARGTYIYPPRPSMRIITDIFGFCQAEVPKWNTVSISGYHIREAGSTAVQEVGFTLANGIAYVEAAQAAGLDVDEFAGRLSFFFNVHNNFIEEVAKFRAARRLWARIMKERFGAKKESSMRLRFHSQTAGSTLTAQQPQVNIVRVAMQALASVMGGTQSLHTNSWDEALGLPTEASALMALRTQQVIAHETGVADIVDPLAGSYAVESLTDAIEEGARDYIERYDAIGGAVQAIEAGFPQSEIQEAAYQAQLAQERGEQVIVGVNRYKAEEEAAVAIHQIDPEVERAQVARLRELKASRAASEVERCRAALAKAARSGDNLMPHIVEAVVHKVTLGEVADTLREVFGEYVENVVF is encoded by the coding sequence ATGAGCGAGGAGTCACGCGAAAAAGAGTTCTGGGAGGCGCTGCAAGAGGCCGATACCCGCTGGCGCAAAGAGGTCTTAAACCCTCTGCTGGAGCGCTTTGGCGAGCGCCGCGAGCGCTTTGTGCGCAGCGATGGCGAGGAGGTTGAGGCCGTCTACGGGCCGGAGCACCAGCGCGGCCAGGACTTCTTCAACGACCTGGGTTTTCCGGGAAGTTACCCCTTCACCCGCGGGGTGCAGCCGACGATGTACCGCGGCCGGCTCTGGACGATGCGTCAGTACGCCGGCTTTGGCGACGCGGCGCAGTCCAACGAGCGCTACCGCTACCTGCTCTCCCAGGGGACCACGGGCCTCTCCGTGGCCTTCGATCTGCCCACGCAGATGGGCTACGACTCCGACAGCCCCCGGGCGCGCGGTGAGGTCGGGAAGGTGGGCGTGGCGATCGACTCCATCGCCGATATGGAGGTGCTGCTCGACCAGCTGCCCCTCGATAAGATTTCCACCTCGATGACGATCAACGCCACCGCCTCGACCCTGCTCGCGCTCTATGTGGCGGTGGCCGACAAGCGCGGCATTGACCGCGGCAAGCTGCGCGGCACGATCCAGAATGATGTGCTCAAGGAGTACATCGCCCGCGGCACCTACATCTACCCGCCGCGGCCGAGCATGCGCATCATCACTGACATCTTCGGCTTCTGTCAGGCCGAGGTGCCCAAATGGAACACGGTGAGCATCTCCGGCTACCACATCCGCGAGGCGGGCAGCACGGCGGTGCAGGAGGTCGGATTTACGCTCGCCAACGGCATCGCGTACGTGGAGGCCGCCCAGGCCGCCGGGCTTGATGTCGATGAGTTCGCCGGGCGCCTCTCCTTCTTCTTCAACGTGCATAACAACTTCATTGAAGAAGTCGCGAAGTTCCGCGCTGCGCGTCGCCTGTGGGCGCGCATCATGAAGGAGCGTTTCGGAGCGAAGAAAGAGAGCTCGATGCGACTTCGCTTCCACAGCCAGACGGCCGGCTCGACGCTGACCGCACAGCAACCTCAGGTCAACATCGTGCGCGTGGCGATGCAGGCCCTGGCGTCGGTGATGGGCGGCACGCAGTCCTTGCACACCAACTCCTGGGATGAGGCCCTGGGGCTTCCCACCGAGGCGTCGGCGCTGATGGCGCTGCGCACCCAGCAGGTCATCGCGCATGAGACGGGCGTGGCCGACATTGTCGATCCGCTGGCCGGAAGTTACGCGGTGGAGTCTCTGACCGATGCGATTGAGGAGGGCGCGCGAGACTACATCGAGCGCTACGACGCGATCGGCGGGGCGGTGCAGGCCATTGAGGCGGGCTTTCCCCAGAGTGAGATTCAGGAGGCCGCCTACCAGGCCCAGCTCGCTCAGGAGCGTGGGGAGCAGGTCATCGTGGGCGTCAACCGCTACAAGGCCGAAGAAGAGGCCGCGGTGGCCATCCACCAGATCGATCCGGAGGTGGAGCGGGCGCAGGTCGCAAGGTTGCGCGAACTCAAAGCGTCGCGGGCGGCCTCGGAGGTCGAGCGTTGTCGCGCCGCGCTGGCGAAAGCTGCGCGCAGCGGCGACAACCTGATGCCCCATATCGTCGAGGCGGTCGTGCATAAGGTGACCCTCGGTGAGGTCGCCGATACCCTGCGCGAAGTCTTTGGGGAATACGTAGAGAATGTTGTCTTTTAA
- a CDS encoding NAD(P)-dependent oxidoreductase — MSEQHDVRMLRDHFKKALILENPHPSLDRYLTAMGIEVERLDESVTLNEDEVVRILEEGQHDLLFKRSRFEVNERVLKASKHLAAVMLCCIGDDSVDREACAREGVLVMNDPVSNGRSVVEMVLGEMICLARRIFDADRDGRSHLWTKNSKERYELKGKNLAIIGLGNIGKQVAQVAEAFGMRIFFYDTRELAREVGMALGWTSCATISEAFRVADVVTVHVGAEDHRGRSNRDMISYEHLANFGADREPSSPRIFINAARGFLYNPEDLKRAVEEGHVRRAAVDVFPEEPGSSDDPWSNPYAEFASVVTTPHIGAATEEAQPRIAQHVANTTQLFLEQGLVRDCVFSPGQTIGVETDGACTILTVIHSDQRGTKKAVDDAIFEAGLNNLRSSHRDFPDYGFAYEVAAIDRPLDPGQLHELVAHAQALTGDVRAVRAIRQIPLRSEGCKE; from the coding sequence ATGTCTGAGCAGCACGATGTGCGTATGTTGCGCGACCACTTCAAAAAAGCGCTGATTCTGGAAAACCCCCACCCCTCGCTGGATCGTTACCTGACGGCGATGGGCATCGAGGTGGAACGCCTCGATGAGTCCGTCACGCTCAATGAGGACGAGGTGGTGCGCATCCTGGAGGAGGGGCAGCACGACCTGCTCTTTAAGCGAAGCCGCTTTGAGGTCAACGAGCGCGTGCTCAAAGCCTCAAAACACCTGGCCGCGGTGATGCTCTGCTGCATCGGCGACGACTCGGTCGACCGGGAGGCCTGCGCGCGCGAGGGCGTGCTGGTGATGAACGATCCGGTGAGCAACGGGCGCTCGGTGGTCGAGATGGTGCTTGGCGAGATGATCTGTCTGGCGCGGCGCATCTTTGATGCGGACCGTGACGGGCGCAGCCACCTGTGGACCAAAAACAGCAAGGAGCGCTACGAGCTCAAGGGTAAGAACCTTGCGATCATCGGGCTTGGCAACATCGGCAAGCAGGTCGCCCAGGTGGCCGAGGCCTTCGGCATGCGGATCTTCTTTTACGACACCCGCGAGCTGGCCCGGGAGGTGGGCATGGCGCTGGGGTGGACGAGCTGTGCGACGATCTCGGAGGCCTTCCGCGTCGCCGATGTGGTCACGGTGCATGTGGGCGCCGAAGATCATCGCGGGCGCAGCAACCGCGACATGATCAGCTACGAGCACCTGGCCAACTTCGGGGCGGACCGCGAGCCTTCGAGCCCGCGCATCTTCATCAACGCGGCGCGCGGCTTTTTGTACAACCCCGAGGATCTCAAGCGCGCGGTCGAAGAGGGGCATGTGCGCCGCGCGGCGGTCGATGTGTTCCCCGAGGAGCCGGGCAGCAGCGATGACCCCTGGTCGAACCCCTACGCGGAGTTTGCCAGCGTGGTCACCACCCCGCATATCGGGGCGGCGACCGAGGAGGCTCAGCCGCGCATCGCCCAGCATGTGGCCAACACCACCCAGCTCTTTCTGGAGCAGGGGCTTGTGCGCGACTGCGTCTTCAGCCCCGGCCAGACCATCGGGGTGGAGACCGACGGGGCGTGCACGATCCTCACGGTGATTCACAGCGATCAGCGTGGCACCAAGAAGGCCGTCGACGACGCGATCTTTGAGGCGGGGCTTAACAACCTGCGCTCCTCGCACCGCGACTTCCCCGACTACGGTTTTGCCTACGAGGTTGCGGCCATCGACCGTCCGCTCGACCCGGGGCAGCTCCATGAGCTTGTGGCGCACGCCCAGGCGCTCACCGGTGATGTGCGCGCGGTGCGCGCGATCCGCCAGATCCCGCTGCGCTCCGAAGGATGCAAAGAGTGA
- a CDS encoding type II secretion system F family protein — MVAPYSTSPHREPVVRESSTYLTDAEAASLCTIFFEGLESGMSYARIIDMMERQGYDGKMVGRMRHSLMERGDMLGEAFARYGLLDSTARKLILVAEEQGKLPRTFRHLAKHYGKRARRRKKLVFSFAEPVLLVVLGVFIAMTLFTADLGEITMRHDTWTVIGELMMGGFLQGAIFLLIVGFSAYVYLNLPVDLSMRSFGYRLWLAVPILNRASLFNTYSVFCRYTEQSISSGLTVHKALELAAEASNNSDIERKIPIAQDVIEQGGSLAKGFYMMKVLPDDILENVDVGEETGRLEERLASLAERYEERADEAFEALMATFVYGARMMIAAAIIGALLLTLTTQFKDTFMV, encoded by the coding sequence ATGGTCGCACCTTACTCCACTTCGCCTCATCGCGAGCCGGTGGTCCGCGAGTCCTCCACCTACCTCACAGACGCGGAGGCGGCCTCCTTATGCACGATCTTCTTTGAGGGCCTGGAGAGCGGCATGAGCTACGCGCGCATCATCGACATGATGGAGCGCCAGGGCTACGACGGCAAAATGGTCGGCCGAATGCGCCACTCCCTGATGGAACGTGGCGACATGCTCGGGGAGGCCTTTGCCCGCTACGGCCTGCTCGACTCCACCGCACGAAAGCTCATCCTGGTGGCCGAGGAACAGGGTAAGCTCCCGCGCACCTTTCGCCACCTGGCCAAACATTACGGTAAACGCGCCAGGCGCCGAAAGAAGCTCGTCTTCTCCTTTGCCGAGCCGGTGCTGCTGGTGGTGCTGGGCGTCTTCATCGCCATGACCCTCTTTACCGCCGATCTCGGCGAGATCACCATGCGCCATGATACCTGGACGGTGATCGGGGAGCTGATGATGGGCGGGTTTTTGCAGGGCGCGATCTTTTTGCTGATCGTGGGATTTTCGGCCTACGTCTACCTCAACCTTCCGGTGGATTTGAGCATGCGAAGCTTCGGCTACCGGCTCTGGCTGGCCGTGCCGATTTTAAACCGCGCCAGCCTCTTCAACACCTACTCGGTGTTCTGCCGCTACACCGAGCAGTCCATCTCCAGTGGCCTCACCGTCCACAAGGCGCTGGAGCTGGCCGCGGAGGCATCTAACAACTCCGATATCGAGCGCAAGATCCCGATCGCCCAGGACGTCATCGAGCAGGGGGGAAGCCTGGCCAAGGGCTTTTATATGATGAAGGTCTTGCCCGACGACATCCTGGAGAACGTGGACGTCGGCGAGGAGACGGGCCGGCTGGAGGAGCGCCTGGCGTCGCTGGCGGAGCGTTATGAGGAGCGGGCCGATGAGGCCTTTGAGGCCTTGATGGCGACCTTTGTGTACGGCGCGCGCATGATGATCGCCGCGGCGATCATCGGGGCGCTGCTGCTGACGCTGACCACCCAGTTCAAAGATACCTTCATGGTCTGA
- a CDS encoding alpha-isopropylmalate synthase regulatory domain-containing protein, with product MAFDQEKMVSLMREILQEDYLTLAVKAYSLEEDLSRGECLMRFQLAQREENPVEVEGQGVGTIDALFNGLRQHLANDYPSLSSIAFSQFAIQGLLNSKDARESTKAWAEATVGIVNSEGREFVFQARQPSVSRAGIEATVKAAEYFVNSERTYVRLHEILEHYRGEGRTDLVEKYTDLMTQVVQNTSYSEVVERIRAQLKS from the coding sequence ATGGCGTTCGATCAAGAGAAGATGGTCAGTCTGATGCGCGAGATCCTCCAGGAGGATTACCTCACCCTGGCGGTCAAAGCCTACAGCCTGGAAGAAGATTTAAGCCGCGGGGAGTGCCTGATGCGCTTTCAGCTCGCCCAGCGCGAGGAGAACCCGGTGGAGGTCGAGGGCCAGGGCGTGGGCACGATCGATGCGCTCTTTAACGGGCTGCGTCAGCACCTCGCCAATGACTATCCCTCGTTGAGCTCGATCGCCTTCTCGCAGTTCGCCATTCAGGGGTTGCTCAACAGCAAAGATGCCCGGGAGTCCACCAAAGCGTGGGCTGAGGCGACCGTGGGCATCGTCAACAGTGAGGGGCGAGAGTTCGTGTTTCAGGCGCGCCAGCCCTCGGTCAGCCGCGCGGGTATTGAGGCGACGGTCAAGGCCGCCGAGTATTTTGTGAACAGCGAGCGCACCTATGTGCGCCTCCACGAAATCCTGGAGCATTACCGCGGGGAGGGGCGCACCGACCTCGTGGAGAAGTACACCGACCTGATGACGCAGGTCGTGCAGAACACCTCGTACTCTGAGGTGGTCGAGCGCATCCGCGCGCAGCTTAAGAGCTAA
- a CDS encoding response regulator, with translation MDPNEKSAADSIDAIADEDLPFGAPTTRERPLILLADDDSELRGMLKAHFTRRDCDLLESVDGADALEKIIEHRPNLVVLDVMMPELTGWEVCKYVRQHDIYEHTAIIMLTGIGPTNNELTSPLFGADDYIDKPFDFEELKVKVAKVLEQRQSPPLR, from the coding sequence ATGGACCCCAACGAGAAGAGCGCTGCTGATTCGATCGACGCGATCGCCGACGAGGACCTCCCTTTCGGCGCGCCGACCACCCGCGAGCGCCCGCTGATTCTCCTGGCCGATGACGACAGTGAACTGCGTGGCATGCTCAAGGCGCACTTCACCCGTCGCGACTGCGATCTTCTGGAGAGCGTCGACGGCGCGGATGCGCTGGAGAAGATCATTGAGCATCGCCCCAACCTGGTGGTGCTCGACGTGATGATGCCCGAGCTCACCGGTTGGGAGGTGTGCAAATATGTGCGTCAGCACGATATTTACGAGCACACCGCGATCATCATGCTCACCGGCATCGGTCCGACCAACAACGAGCTGACCAGCCCGCTTTTTGGTGCGGACGACTACATCGACAAGCCTTTTGACTTTGAGGAGCTCAAGGTCAAGGTCGCGAAGGTGCTTGAGCAGCGGCAGTCGCCGCCCCTTCGCTGA
- a CDS encoding FHA domain-containing protein, translating to MSDAENKPSAGEQPPEDKGISAEGASSAPSPEDAPSSSPVVPAPRKTIQGLGALRTASGAGLSLSERLKKLSAPGASADVSAEKDPASIDQGSLEARADAIAEDDAPTTIEMLPEDLDEGDDGNALNAGGIATDANAEARASAPRATMLSHAIGPIGISPADASDSADIQTSAPNLDEVSKPAATHASSLAEPTPPEAPDDLTVEEAFVGEATEIAPGLSDAPPDDDLLAERTEIAPGLMDAAPEDLLAERTEIAPGLGEHTRDDLQPERTEIARSVFDTASEAPPPVDRSSVSMELVAAADSGAFEATQISSVEELARGDRSRAGTDVAAKSPAPASDDFAAQATEVFSSPFEADPVCPRISTLSGPTVGQEFLVNRIRSTVGRGTDNSIVVPDLSMSRKHFEIIQQHDDSLMVRDLMSINGTALNGAKIREADLFHGDRIEAGQTTFQFVIPGDRPTESRQRRLIPAASTQTATALKQGQLGAVPSPASPRRLDRILMGVTIGAALLCLPLIGLIVHLALSPDEAKGAPATATAVHDSDARALYLEGVEAIKSREWERAEDLFKQAAAADSEFGEVDAQLARIATERRARATVERARARVDAIDKALLSELGAISRESVYHSEAQSLIRLARQGEVHGIFERAQRAFEAEDWAASREVIDDLLSISPQHEGGQRLLADLEAVEARQLEERQAEEARQREVASSTRRPSARPSTEREKPELDNPFADLGSAGAPSSSSGSRASSGSSGGSINFTEGFNLYRDENFDGAIAHFESIQQASGGAIGERAGRTAADVRTFRQSLQQGQQALDSGDFDRALTLIQRARKADESIAGGRGYFEQKTSTAMAHALAGQGLAALASDSYARAYSLLTRAQALSRSEPTTRRLALALEDEANSLYILAAGQRASDPAAAAELCRTILTMVPPSSDNHRRARLMLDELP from the coding sequence ATGAGTGACGCGGAGAACAAGCCTTCGGCTGGCGAGCAGCCACCCGAGGACAAAGGTATCTCCGCCGAGGGCGCCTCATCGGCTCCCTCACCGGAGGACGCTCCCTCATCGAGCCCGGTGGTGCCCGCCCCCCGAAAGACCATCCAGGGCCTGGGTGCCTTGCGCACCGCATCCGGCGCCGGACTTTCGCTCTCGGAGCGCCTGAAAAAACTCAGCGCGCCGGGCGCCTCAGCCGACGTCAGTGCCGAAAAAGATCCTGCATCGATCGATCAAGGCAGTCTTGAAGCCCGCGCCGACGCCATCGCCGAGGACGACGCCCCGACGACCATCGAGATGCTTCCCGAAGATCTCGATGAGGGCGACGATGGCAACGCGCTCAACGCGGGCGGAATCGCCACAGATGCCAACGCGGAAGCGCGCGCCTCGGCCCCCCGCGCCACCATGCTCAGCCACGCCATCGGGCCCATCGGCATCTCTCCGGCGGATGCCTCCGACAGCGCCGACATCCAGACCTCCGCCCCGAACCTCGACGAGGTCTCAAAGCCCGCAGCCACGCACGCCTCTTCGCTGGCCGAGCCCACCCCCCCGGAAGCTCCCGACGATCTCACCGTGGAGGAAGCCTTCGTAGGGGAAGCCACCGAGATCGCCCCCGGCCTCAGCGACGCTCCCCCCGACGACGACCTCCTCGCGGAGCGCACCGAGATCGCCCCCGGGCTGATGGATGCGGCCCCCGAGGACCTGCTCGCGGAGCGCACCGAGATCGCCCCCGGGCTTGGCGAGCATACCCGAGACGATCTTCAGCCCGAGCGCACCGAGATCGCCCGCAGTGTCTTCGACACCGCCAGTGAGGCTCCGCCCCCCGTCGACCGCAGCAGCGTCTCGATGGAGCTTGTTGCCGCAGCCGACTCCGGCGCCTTTGAGGCGACCCAGATATCGTCTGTCGAAGAGCTCGCCCGCGGCGATCGCTCGCGGGCCGGTACCGATGTCGCCGCGAAGTCGCCGGCGCCCGCCTCCGATGACTTCGCCGCCCAGGCCACCGAGGTCTTCTCCAGCCCCTTTGAGGCCGACCCGGTCTGCCCGCGCATCTCCACGCTGAGCGGCCCCACCGTCGGTCAGGAGTTTCTGGTCAACCGCATCCGCAGCACCGTCGGCCGCGGCACCGACAACTCGATTGTGGTCCCGGACCTCTCGATGAGCCGCAAGCACTTCGAGATCATTCAGCAGCACGATGACAGCTTAATGGTGCGCGATCTGATGTCGATCAACGGCACCGCCCTCAACGGCGCGAAGATCCGCGAGGCCGACCTCTTTCACGGCGACCGCATTGAGGCCGGGCAGACCACCTTTCAGTTTGTGATCCCCGGCGATCGCCCCACCGAGAGTCGTCAGCGGCGCCTGATCCCGGCGGCCTCCACCCAGACGGCCACCGCGCTCAAGCAGGGCCAGCTGGGCGCGGTGCCCTCCCCGGCTTCGCCGCGCCGCCTCGATCGCATCTTGATGGGCGTGACCATCGGCGCCGCCCTGCTCTGCCTTCCGCTCATCGGGCTTATCGTGCACCTGGCGCTCTCGCCAGACGAGGCGAAAGGCGCGCCCGCGACTGCCACCGCCGTCCACGACAGCGACGCCCGCGCCCTCTATCTCGAAGGCGTCGAAGCCATCAAGAGCCGCGAGTGGGAGCGCGCCGAAGATCTTTTCAAACAGGCCGCCGCCGCAGATTCGGAGTTCGGAGAAGTTGACGCACAGCTTGCGCGCATCGCCACCGAACGTCGCGCTCGCGCCACCGTCGAGCGAGCCCGCGCCCGGGTCGATGCCATCGACAAGGCGCTGCTCTCTGAGCTCGGCGCCATCTCCCGCGAGAGCGTCTACCACAGCGAAGCGCAGTCTCTGATTCGCCTGGCTCGCCAGGGCGAGGTCCACGGGATCTTTGAGCGCGCCCAGCGCGCGTTTGAGGCCGAGGATTGGGCGGCCAGCCGCGAGGTCATCGACGATCTTCTCAGCATCTCCCCGCAACATGAAGGTGGACAGCGACTCCTCGCCGACCTCGAAGCGGTAGAGGCCCGCCAGCTTGAGGAACGTCAGGCCGAGGAAGCACGTCAGCGCGAGGTCGCCAGCAGCACCCGGCGCCCCTCGGCCCGCCCCTCCACCGAGCGCGAAAAGCCCGAACTCGACAACCCCTTTGCCGATCTTGGGTCCGCTGGCGCGCCTTCGTCATCCTCCGGATCGCGAGCATCATCGGGATCTTCCGGGGGTTCTATCAACTTCACCGAAGGCTTCAACCTCTACCGCGACGAGAACTTCGACGGGGCCATCGCCCACTTCGAGTCGATTCAACAGGCCTCAGGCGGGGCGATTGGCGAGCGCGCCGGGCGAACCGCCGCCGACGTGCGCACCTTCCGCCAGAGCTTGCAACAGGGCCAGCAGGCGCTGGACTCGGGCGACTTCGATCGCGCACTCACTCTGATTCAACGCGCCCGCAAAGCCGACGAGTCCATCGCCGGCGGGCGAGGCTACTTCGAGCAGAAGACCTCCACGGCCATGGCCCACGCGCTGGCCGGCCAGGGCCTGGCGGCCCTGGCCTCCGACAGCTACGCCCGCGCCTACTCGCTCTTAACCCGCGCCCAGGCCCTCTCGCGCAGCGAGCCCACCACCCGCCGCCTCGCCCTGGCCCTGGAAGATGAGGCCAACAGCCTCTACATCCTGGCGGCCGGTCAGCGCGCCTCCGACCCCGCGGCGGCGGCCGAGCTCTGCCGCACCATCCTCACGATGGTGCCCCCCTCCAGCGACAACCACCGCCGCGCCCGGTTGATGCTCGACGAACTTCCCTGA
- a CDS encoding sensor histidine kinase, translating to MRVRASLRAQMIAAFVVPTTLIIVAMIGLAWASAQRGLEEEVGRRLIAIGGALSAELSEGIDAAQLGRMDASMERVRARLSERLEATRQATDARRVMIVDSELKSLVDTDVAVSFGQPVFSLEADRMEIARSFEDGEARTSPMFRTDDGQRHKKAFVPVWLDDEPVAMIVVIASATHFELLGDFGGALVALGGVGVAVVGVVAVLFAAALLRPVRRLVSGVERVAQGELSRPLVSADQPAAGPEEIAFLMGAFEEMRQSVVARDARMQMMLAGIAHEVRNPLGGMKLFCGLLHEELRDAGEDEQVVMVEKIARELNYLERVVTDFLAYARPTELVPERFEAAGVLAAIEDLLRGEMAEVGCVLKVEGAQEVVWTGDVSRLRRAILNVVRNAYQASPPGECVRVVVGDEGGVCRVEVMDRGAGIAPEKLAELSTPFFTTREKGSGLGLALTRQILEEHGGSLHIASEPGQGTCVVLSWPFDGSLPEVPKAQAVPEGWLG from the coding sequence GTGAGAGTTCGAGCTTCGTTGCGCGCCCAGATGATCGCGGCGTTTGTGGTGCCCACGACGTTGATCATTGTGGCGATGATCGGGCTGGCCTGGGCCAGCGCTCAGCGAGGTCTGGAGGAGGAGGTGGGCCGGCGGCTCATCGCGATCGGCGGCGCGCTGAGCGCGGAGCTCAGTGAGGGCATTGATGCGGCGCAGCTCGGCCGCATGGACGCCTCGATGGAGCGGGTGCGCGCGCGCCTGAGCGAGCGGCTGGAGGCGACGCGTCAGGCCACCGACGCGCGCCGGGTGATGATCGTCGATTCGGAGCTTAAGAGCCTGGTCGACACGGATGTGGCGGTTAGTTTTGGGCAGCCTGTCTTCTCGCTGGAGGCTGATCGGATGGAGATCGCGCGCAGTTTTGAGGATGGCGAGGCGCGCACCAGTCCGATGTTTCGCACCGACGACGGTCAGCGTCACAAAAAAGCCTTTGTGCCGGTGTGGCTCGATGATGAGCCGGTGGCAATGATTGTGGTCATCGCCAGCGCCACCCATTTCGAACTTCTGGGAGACTTCGGCGGCGCGCTGGTGGCGCTGGGCGGGGTGGGTGTGGCGGTGGTGGGCGTGGTGGCGGTGCTCTTTGCGGCGGCGCTGCTTCGTCCGGTGCGCCGGCTTGTCAGCGGGGTGGAGCGCGTGGCGCAGGGCGAGTTGAGTCGCCCCCTGGTCAGCGCAGATCAGCCGGCGGCGGGGCCGGAGGAGATCGCGTTTTTGATGGGGGCGTTTGAGGAGATGCGTCAGTCGGTCGTCGCCCGCGACGCGCGCATGCAGATGATGCTCGCCGGCATCGCCCACGAGGTGCGAAATCCGCTGGGAGGCATGAAGTTGTTCTGCGGGCTACTGCACGAAGAGCTGCGCGATGCCGGTGAGGATGAACAGGTGGTGATGGTCGAGAAGATCGCACGGGAGCTCAACTATCTGGAGCGGGTGGTCACCGATTTTCTGGCCTACGCGCGCCCTACCGAGCTTGTGCCCGAGCGTTTTGAGGCGGCCGGGGTGCTCGCTGCGATCGAAGATCTTTTGCGCGGGGAGATGGCCGAGGTGGGGTGCGTGCTCAAGGTCGAGGGGGCGCAGGAGGTGGTCTGGACCGGGGACGTGAGCAGGTTGCGTCGGGCGATTCTCAACGTGGTGCGTAACGCGTATCAGGCCAGCCCCCCCGGGGAGTGCGTGCGGGTTGTGGTGGGTGACGAGGGGGGAGTGTGCCGCGTGGAGGTGATGGATCGGGGGGCTGGAATCGCGCCGGAGAAGTTGGCAGAACTGAGCACGCCCTTCTTCACAACGCGTGAGAAGGGCAGCGGTCTGGGACTGGCGCTCACCCGCCAGATCCTGGAGGAGCATGGCGGCAGCCTGCACATCGCGAGCGAGCCGGGGCAGGGCACCTGTGTGGTGTTGAGCTGGCCTTTTGACGGGTCGCTGCCCGAGGTGCCGAAAGCGCAGGCCGTGCCCGAGGGGTGGTTGGGATAA
- a CDS encoding sigma-54-dependent transcriptional regulator, with product MAKVLVVEDNETLREGIAQVLTRMGHTALAAEGGRQGLERFKEARPDLVITDLKMDDVDGMQVLASIRETRPEAMVIMITAFGSIETAVEAMQAGAFDFLPKPFPPELLRAKVSRALEVGAERARAERLVEENAILREDAAGSFDEAIVGDSQAMATILERVRRVAGSESTVYIHGESGTGKELVARAIHKASSRADGPFVKVNCSALAEGLLESELFGHEKGAFTGAHKRRLGRFELAEGGTIFLDEIGDIQPATQLKLLRVLQEREFERVGGEETLKADVRVVTATHRDLREEVAKGRFREDLFYRLHIIPVELPPLRDRREDVPALARHFVEKLAQRTRSSARSIGEEAMALLTRYDWPGNVRELENVIEHAMVFARGESIGVEDLPPALGGGAQVVEGMDLSAVEASSLPEVLEALERSLIVAALEKAQGVKAETARLLGIKSSALYYKLEKYGVEAPDEETSD from the coding sequence ATGGCGAAGGTGTTGGTCGTTGAAGACAATGAGACGTTGCGCGAGGGCATCGCGCAGGTGCTTACGCGCATGGGGCACACCGCACTGGCCGCCGAAGGGGGGCGCCAGGGGCTGGAGAGGTTTAAAGAGGCGCGCCCCGATCTCGTGATCACCGATCTGAAGATGGACGACGTCGACGGAATGCAGGTGCTCGCCAGCATCCGCGAGACGCGCCCGGAGGCGATGGTGATTATGATCACGGCCTTCGGCAGCATTGAGACGGCGGTGGAGGCGATGCAGGCCGGGGCGTTCGACTTTTTGCCCAAGCCCTTTCCGCCGGAGCTTTTGCGCGCCAAGGTCAGCCGCGCGCTGGAGGTGGGCGCGGAGCGGGCCCGGGCGGAGCGTCTGGTCGAGGAGAACGCCATCCTGCGCGAAGATGCCGCCGGCAGCTTCGATGAGGCGATCGTGGGTGATTCCCAGGCGATGGCCACCATCCTGGAGCGGGTGCGGCGGGTGGCGGGCAGTGAGAGCACCGTTTACATCCACGGGGAGTCGGGCACGGGCAAGGAGCTTGTGGCGCGGGCGATTCATAAGGCCAGCTCGCGCGCGGACGGGCCTTTTGTGAAGGTGAACTGCTCGGCGTTGGCCGAGGGGCTTCTGGAGAGCGAGCTTTTCGGTCATGAGAAGGGCGCGTTCACCGGCGCGCATAAACGTCGCCTCGGACGATTTGAACTCGCCGAAGGGGGGACGATTTTTCTCGATGAGATTGGCGATATTCAGCCCGCCACCCAGCTCAAGCTGTTGAGGGTGCTGCAGGAGCGGGAGTTTGAGCGGGTGGGTGGCGAGGAGACGTTGAAGGCCGATGTGCGGGTGGTTACAGCGACGCACCGCGACTTGCGAGAAGAGGTGGCGAAGGGCCGTTTTCGCGAAGATCTCTTCTATCGGCTGCATATTATCCCGGTGGAGCTGCCGCCCTTGCGGGATCGGCGCGAAGATGTGCCCGCGCTGGCGCGGCATTTTGTGGAGAAGTTGGCGCAGCGCACCCGCTCCTCGGCGCGCAGCATCGGGGAGGAGGCCATGGCGTTGCTGACGCGTTACGACTGGCCGGGCAACGTGCGGGAGCTGGAGAACGTGATCGAACACGCGATGGTCTTTGCGCGCGGCGAGTCGATCGGGGTGGAGGATCTTCCGCCGGCGCTGGGTGGTGGAGCGCAGGTGGTCGAGGGCATGGATTTGAGCGCGGTGGAGGCATCAAGCCTCCCGGAGGTGCTCGAAGCGTTGGAGCGCTCACTGATTGTGGCGGCGCTGGAGAAGGCCCAGGGGGTCAAAGCCGAGACCGCAAGGCTGCTCGGGATCAAGTCCAGCGCGCTCTACTACAAGCTGGAGAAGTACGGGGTGGAGGCACCCGATGAGGAGACCTCAGATTAA